In a single window of the Acipenser ruthenus chromosome 20, fAciRut3.2 maternal haplotype, whole genome shotgun sequence genome:
- the LOC117425637 gene encoding transmembrane protein 26 encodes MKMCKLLNLLLATLSRVLFAVHGVVTVWRVVSVKGDPIYWLLLIGVGLLGVEMAVTLKRTQNGEWKWFSPMVFLYLSTVIPSIWFLELNLLQSKLSANVSHGGTTDLLANLPIPVELICLNPQNWAAGLEQTMLIVLVLGRWLMPKGDMSRDQLSQLLMVYVGLGADILDIFDTFKEPEVETNRGILLIGLSLFTWALMQFPLVLTQTKPHSSPLDVSVPSEAGKEPRPESPVDSGCVSCCSSEVWSLLVTVGMQDGPFLFYRLYLMARENVLNQLMIFFTCKNILIVMIEIYRIVVVQCEKSRRGGQQDSSSDEAERP; translated from the exons ATGAAGATGTGTAAGTTGCTGAACCTCCTTTTGGCCACGCTCAGTCGAGTTTTGTTTGCTGTCCACGGCGTGGTGACAGTGTGGAGGGTGGTCTCGGTGAAAGGAGACCCCATCTACTGGCTCCTGCTGATCGGAGTGGGGCTCCTGGGGGTGGAGATGGCAGTCACACTCAAACGCACACAGAACGGAGAATGGAAATG GTTCTCCCCTATGGTGTTTCTGTACTTGAGCACAGTGATCCCTTCAATCTGGTTTCTGGAACTCAATTTGTTGCAGTCGAAACTGTCAGCCAACGTCTCTCACGGGGGTACAACTGATCTGCTAGCCAATCTGCCGATACCTGTG GAGCTGATTTGCCTGAACCCCCAAAACTGGGCTGCCGGGTTGGAGCAGACGATGCTGATAGTATTAGTTTTGGGCCGATGGCTCATGCCAAAGGGGGACATGTCCCGGGACCAGCTCTCCCAGCTCCTTATGGTCTATGTGGGACTGGGGGCCGACATCCTGGATATCTTTGACACCTTTAAAGAGCCGGAGGTGGAGACCAACCGCGGCATCCTGCTGATCGGCTTGAGCCTCTTCACCTGGGCTCTCATGCAATTCCCTTTGGTCTTGACCCAAACGAAACCCCACAGCTCTCCCCTGGATGTCAGCGTCCCCTCGGAGGCTGGCAAAGAGCCACGGCCGGAGAGTCCAGTGGACAGCGGCTGTGTGTCCTGCTGCTCCAGCGAGGTCTGGAGTCTGCTGGTCACCGTGGGGATGCAGGACGGCCCCTTTCTCTTCTATCGGCTCTACCTGATGGCTCGGGAGAACGTGCTCAACCAGCTCATGATCTTCTTCACTTGCAAGAACATCCTCATCGTCATGATCGAGATCTACAGGATCGTTGTGGTTCAGTGTGAGAAGAGCCGCAGGGGAGGGCAGCAGGATTCCTCCTCCGACGAGGCTGAAAGACCATGA
- the LOC117963638 gene encoding gamma-aminobutyric acid receptor subunit delta-like — MEFLTLFVPSLLVLSIQQYKFIRAMNDIGEYIGTDIEIYWLPNLDDLMKGYARNFRPGIGGPPVNVAMAIEVASIDHISEVNMEYTMTVYLRQSWRDDRLSYNHTNKTLGLDSRFVEKLWLPDTFIVNAKSAWFHDVTVENKLIRLQPDGVILYSIRITSTVACDMDLTKYPMDEQECMLDLESYGYSSEDIVYHWSENQDQIHGLDKLELSQFTITDYRFDTEVMNFKSAGRFPRLSLRFQLRRNRGIYIMQSYMPSILLVAMSWVSFWISQSAVPARVSLGITTVLTMTTLMVSARSSLPRASAIKALDVYFWICYVFVFAALVEYAFAHYNADYKYMRKPRTKIKANKTGAESIIKHGTQAMVLFSLSVASMNQDLMISNRQHRAQKPPGVPYGTDEVENGKTKSKKHDSKTEKKPIFKPIGADTIDIYSRAVFPAAFAAVNVIYWVAYTM; from the exons ggCCATGAATGACATTGGCGAGTATATCGGAACAGACATTGAAATATACTGGCTCCCTAATCTGGATGATTTGATGAAGGGATATGCTAGGAATTTCCGCCCTGGGATAGGAG GTCCTCCGGTGAATGTAGCCATGGCTATAGAAGTTGCTAGCATTGATCACATCTCGGAAGTTAACATG GAGtacacaatgacagtgtatctcCGTCAAAGCTGGCGGGACGACAGGCTCTCGTACAACCACACCAACAAGACTCTGGGGCTGGACAGCCGCTTCGTGGAGAAGCTGTGGCTGCCGGACACGTTCATCGTCAACGCCAAATCCGCCTGGTTTCATGACGTCACTGTGGAGAACAAGCTCATCCGCCTGCAGCCCGACGGAGTTATCCTGTACAGCATTAG AATTACCTCGACAGTTGCATGCGACATGGATCTCACCAAGTACCCAATGGATGAACAGGAATGCATGCTGGATTTGGAGAGCT ATGGCTACTCTTCTGAAGATATCGTGTATCACTGGTCGGAGAACCAGGATCAAATCCACGGGCTGGATAAACTCGAGCTGTCTCAGTTTACCATCACGGACTACAGATTTGACACAGAGGTTATGAATTTCAAATCTG CCGGTAGGTTTCCCAGGCTAAGTCTTCGTTTCCAGTTACGGCGAAATCGAGGAATTTATATCATGCAGTCCTATATGCCTTCCATCTTATTGGTCGCCATGTCTTGGGTTTCCTTTTGGATTAGCCAATCAGCTGTGCCTGCAAGGGTATCGTTAG GAATCACCACGGTCCTCACAATGACCACCCTCATGGTCAGCGCCAGGTCGTCTCTTCCGAGAGCGTCTGCCATCAAGGCCCTGGACGTTTACTTCTGGATCTGCTACGTGTTCGTGTTCGCCGCCCTGGTGGAGTATGCCTTTGCTCACTATAATGCCGACTACAAGTACATGCGGAAACCGAGAACGAAAATCAAGGCAAACAAAACGGGAGCAGAG tccATTATAAAACATGGCACACAAGCCATGGTGCTGTTCTCCCTTTCAGTGGCCAGCATGAACCAGGACTTGATGATTTCTAACCGGCAGCACCGGGCCCAGAAGCCCCCTGGGGTTCCCTACGGCACAGACGAGGTCGAGAACGGCAAGACAAAGTCTAAGAAGCATGACAGCAAGACAGAGAAGAAGCCCATATTCAAACCCATTGGCGCAGACACCATCGATATCTATTCAAGAGCCGTGTTCCCTGCAGCCTTTGCTGCTGTCAATGTCATCTACTGGGTGGCCTACACCATGTAA